A window of the Chloroflexota bacterium genome harbors these coding sequences:
- the thiS gene encoding sulfur carrier protein ThiS codes for MSSRCAQRIEKGSTVIQLTVNGKQREVEQPESLLGLLEQIGVDPRIVAVERNGDIVRRALFGETSIAQGDQLEIVRMVGGG; via the coding sequence ATGTCGTCCCGCTGCGCGCAGAGAATCGAGAAGGGTTCAACGGTGATTCAGCTTACGGTCAATGGGAAGCAGCGCGAGGTCGAGCAGCCGGAGTCGCTGCTCGGTCTGCTCGAACAGATCGGCGTCGATCCGCGCATCGTCGCCGTCGAACGCAACGGCGACATTGTCAGGCGCGCCCTCTTCGGCGAGACGTCGATCGCGCAGGGCGACCAGCTTGAGATCGTGCGGATGGTCGGCGGGGGCTGA
- a CDS encoding trypsin-like peptidase domain-containing protein: MSAESSGASALAAFSDALADAVAQAGQSIVRVDGRHRQSASGIVWSASGLIVTADHVVERDDDLGVGLPDGRTVRARLVGRDPSSDLALLQADAADLTPLARSDTARVGSLALLVARPGPDIMASLGTVSAVSGPIRTRRGGRLEGLIATDAGFYPGFSGAPLIVGSGAAVGLATSHFRGGRGSGVVIPNATLERSVATLSAHGRVRSGYVGIGSQPVQLPTGLRERAGLAEQETGLLVVTVESGGPADRAGLVIGDIVVAFAGEAVHDPGELRDLLGPERVGQQVAMRILRGGEPRDLSITVAERNS, translated from the coding sequence ATGAGTGCCGAATCGAGCGGCGCATCGGCGCTGGCCGCGTTCTCGGATGCGCTCGCCGACGCCGTAGCCCAGGCCGGGCAGTCTATCGTGCGGGTGGACGGCCGGCATCGGCAGTCGGCCAGCGGCATCGTGTGGAGCGCGAGCGGCCTGATCGTCACCGCCGATCACGTGGTCGAGCGCGACGACGACCTGGGCGTCGGCCTGCCAGACGGCCGGACCGTGCGGGCGCGGCTGGTCGGGCGCGACCCGAGCAGCGATCTCGCGCTGCTCCAGGCCGATGCCGCAGACCTTACCCCGCTGGCCCGGTCTGACACGGCGCGAGTCGGCAGCCTGGCGCTGCTGGTGGCGCGGCCCGGCCCCGACATCATGGCCAGCCTGGGCACTGTGAGCGCCGTCAGTGGCCCGATCCGGACCCGGCGCGGTGGGCGCCTGGAAGGCTTGATCGCCACCGACGCCGGCTTCTACCCGGGCTTTTCCGGCGCGCCGCTGATCGTCGGGAGCGGCGCGGCGGTCGGACTCGCCACCTCCCACTTCCGGGGCGGGCGCGGCAGCGGCGTGGTCATACCGAACGCAACCCTTGAGCGATCCGTGGCGACGCTCAGCGCACACGGTCGGGTGCGAAGCGGCTACGTTGGCATCGGCAGCCAGCCCGTACAACTCCCAACGGGCCTGCGTGAGCGGGCTGGTCTCGCCGAGCAGGAGACCGGACTGCTGGTCGTGACCGTCGAGAGTGGCGGACCGGCTGACCGGGCAGGCCTCGTCATCGGGGACATCGTCGTGGCGTTCGCAGGCGAGGCCGTGCACGATCCCGGCGAGCTGCGCGACCTGCTCGGGCCGGAGCGCGTCGGCCAGCAGGTGGCGATGCGGATCCTGCGAGGCGGCGAGCCGCGCGACCTCAGCATCACCGTGGCCGAGCGAAACTCATAG